Part of the Lotus japonicus ecotype B-129 chromosome 6, LjGifu_v1.2 genome, TGTTACCTAACAATATCTCACCATTTAGTCTTGTCCTTAGCATTTATAAATTTGTTTGCTGAATTTTTAGGCAATATACACCCACCATTTAGAAAACCTTTCAATGTTCCTAGTAAGCAGTGAGGTATACTAGATAACAAACCTTGTAAGACCATTTCTGCCGAGACAAATCTCTTGTGCCCTCATTTAGGCCCTTCAGTGTGACCGGTCCTAACACTCCAACATTCCATGTTTCAAAGTGCGAGCCAACATTCTGGTATTAATTGAATACAAAAATAGATTAAAATTCTACTTATCAGCAAAGATAAGGTGTtacttaaaaatgaaaatacagAAGACTAGAAGAGAAAACTAACCGAGAGGCCGATGGATACACTAAGTAAAGAAATCTTGTTGTTGCCAACCCTCAGCTTCACACTGTCACTAAATGTTAATTTAGGATTCTTCAATCCACCATACACAGTTCCTGGATTCATATAGGAGACGGATATGTAAACTTCGAATTTAtcatgaaaaaatataaatccAAAACAGGCATAGTGACATACTCACCTGAAAGTTGACCGTTAACAAAAACATGCAGAACATGGCCAGCTGACATTGCGGTAAGAACAGGAGATTGGCCATTCTTTATAAAACCTTCATTAGAATCAATGTTGACACTGAAAAAGGGATATCAAAATTGATTAAATAGTGAGAGGATAAAATTAGTAAGTCTCGAGGCTGAAggctcaaaactcaaaagattGACATCCAATTTTTTAAGAAGTTTGATAAGGTGAAAGATGCTTACTCTGTCATATACCACAGATAATCTGAAGAATCCCGGGTCACATTGACCTGCTCCCAAAGTGCATAACCTGTGAGGGAATCATCCCCACTGGATGAGGCAGGTTGTTCATTGTAGGACAGCCAATTGAATGCGCTATTCACCGGAGTCATCTTTTTTTCCCAGCTCTTGACACCAACCTGCATGAAATAGGTATGAATATCCATACTTCAAAATTCATagagtagtaaatacaagtttcTGCTTAAAACCCGTTTGatagagcttatttgagcttatgttatagcataagcgcttatgcgagtgtttgagagagctaacgtaaatagcttatgacctagctataagctgttttgagcttattttcataagctgctCACATTACCATATGGATAAGTGCTTACAGTCTTATACCTACCTATAAtctattttgagtttattttaatatttttattttcaaattaacttatgaataagcgcttatgcgaTAAACGTATGTTGTCATAAGTGTTTTATTAAGCTGCTTACCTAAACACAATAGTTGTCTGTCCATCAAGAAAAGACAGGCTGATTTCAGCATAAACGTTTTCACTATATGTACCTTcgttaaacaaaataaaagtgCAAAACTTATTAACACATTACCCTTGCAGTGTTGTAAACATCAGTTTTGCAGTCAGGAAGAATACTGATAGACCAAGGGGGCAGGTTGTATTGCCCATTTCCAAATTTAACTGTTCTGGAAGATGTGGTGTCATAATTTGCAAGGAATGCAGCACAAGCGCCAAAGCTTGTCTTGAAAACATGTGCCTGTGATTATATTAACAAAAAGAAGCAAGTGAATTTTCAACAGTCGCaatttggttttatttttgtcaaAAACCAGCTCATGGACTTCACCTCAAGGCCCTTTCCAAGTAATGTCAACGTTGGATCCACAGACACTAAAGCCGGCTCGCATTGTTTTATTGCTTTGTGCAAATCTCTCAAGTGCCCCCATTTTGGTTCATTTAGCAGTCCTGGTATAGTAATGATACAATTGAACAAGATTCAAGCTAATGTGAAAATGCATCTATCCATGTGATGTCAGTatatttggatcaacttctctttcatcaGACCCGAAATTGATTCaggttcagaatcaattgtagaaggttTCAGACATGCATAAAGTGAATTTATGCACTTTGCTAGGAAAAAGAATTAtcacttttttcttttactcAAGCCAAAAGCTTCCTAATGTTTTGAAAAGCCTTAAATGTGTGTAATTGCTATCATTAACATACTACATACCATATTCATCAATGGGAGCATCATACTCATAGCTTGTGGCAATGAAGAGACCACTCGACGTTCGGCCAAAATTCGTTCCTCCATGGTactggacaaaaaaaaaagatattagaCTCAAATCAAAGTTTCTAAAACATGAATTTGTATTGCACACAGTGTAGGAAAGTATTCACTATGGTGGAGATGGCCAACATACCATATAGTAGTTAACAAATGAGCCACCATTCTGTATGAATCTTGCAACTGAGAATGCCATGTCTTCTGCCGGTCTACGAGGGACTGGACTACCATAATCAGTGTACCTACAGAATGCAAAACACAAAACTCAATAATTTTGGTGTATTAAATTTCTCTCGCAATTCTGACCCGGGTGTGGTGAAGGACAAAACTCTCCCTACGATTGAAGTTAGTTTCAAAGGATCGAACATTCGACCTCAGAACAAAAATACTTTCAGACCTAAAGGTAGCATTTGTATCACTTACCAGCCAGTCCAATTCTCAGTCCACATCTTGGGTTTGTAATTTTTGTTGGGGGTGAACTTTTCACAGTAGTATGCATTGCAAGTGTCAATCTACAGAACAGTCAGTAAatacagatcagagagaaaaaaaagatgCAAGGGAGAAGATTCAATTGAAATCAAGTCTTGACACTTTCtctgattttctttttcttaaaaagcaaaaagtgaaagagacaaaagCATGTCAAGTACTGCAAGTATAGAACAACCTAGAAAAGCAAGAGAAAGGTGGAGAAGACAATAGAGCTGCTTAGGTAAGCCAAAACACCTTCCTCCAAATCAAGGTTAAACACAATAGTGAAAAAAAGGTCAAAATGGATTTATGGTTATGGGAAAACAGAAAAATTCATGGTATAGTAAAAAGGAACAACAACCCAACAAAGATAAGCATAACATTGTTGCAAATAAACCCCACCACACCACAATAAATTAAACAGAACAGGATAAGCATTTTTGTGAGGATAAAGGAAGAGTAGCTTACAAGAGGATCAGGGGCATCTTCTTGCTTGCACATAATCCAAGGGACCCCAGTATTTAGACCTACAGCCATTTGAGCAGCCCATTTGGTGTAAGCCTTCCCAGGAGCACCAGTTTCCCATTCCACTGGTCCATACTCATTCTCTATCTGTCAattgaattagttttttttttcttcttaatacTAAATTAATGCATAATCATAATTATAATTAgctgagttcaaaaaaaattataattagctcagaaaataattactaaaataacatatttaaaattaaaacccaTTTATTTACCTGAGACATAATTATTGGACCACCCTGAGTTTGAAACAACTTCTCTGCTTTCATCATGTTGACAATCTTTGTAGTGAATTTTTGCATAGCCGCCTTACATACATCATGACAAAAATTGGAGGTTTAGTTAGAAAGTTCATTAAATTTTATGATCAATAATGTAAAGAAATAATAGAGTTGATGAAAACACCAACCTTGAACGGCCCATTGTCTGTTCTGAAAGCAATACCTGGAACATACTTGAGCCAAACAGGAAATCCCCTGAATACAGAACAGAGCATGTGTGTCAGCTTTGAGTGATTACAAagaattgttttcttttttcctaaGAATTTTCCTCTGTATAAGAACATTATTGAAATCATTACCCAAAGTTCCATTCAGCACAAACGTAGGGACCAATTCGAAGATTAACATAAAGGCCAGCTTGCTGCACTATCTTGATGAACTTAACCAGATCAAATCTATCTTCAAAATAATACTGAAAATTTTGAACAACTTCAATGAGTTAcaaggaaaataaaaacaataaagGGTATGAAAAATAAAccataaaaagtaaaaattgaGGAAATTTATTAACATTACATTTCCAGGAGAAGGTTCATGTCCATTCCAAAACACATAGGTCTGAATAACATCAATGCCTCCATCTTTGGCCTTTTGGATTAAGTCTGGCCACATCTGCAATAAGAAACACATTTGATATGCTCAAACAATGTGCCTTTAGGGCATGCATTACATGATTATGAatgaatacaaaaaaaaaaatgtaagaaatGAATGAGGAAACAATTTGATGTAGCATGTTGGATAAGTAGTGAAGTGAGCACCTGAGGGGTGCTTCTTGGGTAGTGGATGGAACCAGAGATCAAAATTCTTCTCTTTCCATCAACCAGAATGGCTTTGTGATCATAAGTCACAGAGGCAGTGACATAACAAAACCATGAACAGAACAACATAAACACCAACACATGAAACTTGCTCCTCCTCATTAAACTCTCCATCATGATCAAAATTCTTGAACCTGCTCTGTGTTTTTCTGAAACCAATAATGGTGTCTTTCCTTCACTCTTGTTTGAAACTATAAAATGAGGAAAAAATAGGGGAATGGAGGGACAAAGTGAAAACGGTTTCTAGTTTTTGTTTGTGGATAGTGCCTTGTAATttgtttatttatatatattcttctaagagagagagagaaggagggTCTTTCACACTTTTGTTACGAGGTGAGGTGTGAGAGTTTGATTGTTAAGTGGAAGTGAATGCAAATTGCTTTATATAGATTTGGAGAACGAAAGTATGGGACCCTGGACCcgtttctcttctttttcaccTTCTCATCCTTCTCACGGAACAACACATTACCGGTTAAGAAATCATCAAGCTTTTGCTTAGGGAAATGGTAGCTTGATATGGTGTGGGGTAGATTACAATTGGGTTTCTTGATTTGGTGTGGGGACTTCAATGTGGATCCACTCCTTAgagaattttattaatttagaaCGTGAATGAATTTAAGTCTGTTCAATTCATCTGACGGCTTGAATTTTAAGCTAACATTATCAACCGATGTCAATGAAATACTATATGTGAGCTGATTGATTATAATTAAACGAATCAACTTCTTTGGCTACGTGAAAGTAGAGTTGCTCTAACCGCATGAAATTCAAATCTATTCACTTAAATTTGGATTCGCTAGGGAATTCAAATTCATGCAGTAAATGAATGTAAGTCATTCGATTAATATCTCACGGCTAAGATTTTAAGCTTAACTTTGTCATTTTGTGTTAATAAAATATATGAACCGATCGATGTTGATTAAACAATTAAACTTATTTGACTAAGTGAATGTAGGATTGTCGTGACAACTCAAAATTCAAATCTATCACTAACAGCAATGGTACACAAACATCGAAACATTGTAAATCACTCTTGGACACTCCACTTTTGTGACGGTTTTTAACTGCCAATACATTTTATAGTGGTTAAAAACCGTCACAAAAGTGAGTGTCTAATAATGATCTGTACTGTTtcaattttccattttttttcacTAATCATAACTCTTTGGGTGTCAAATGTCAAACAAACTTGTTCATCATAATTACCGTTACTCTTAAGCTGTATTGCTGTTTTCTTATATAAATAGGGCTAAAAAACTTGCATTTGGAATTTGTGGGCGGCGTGGCCTGTGTGCACTTTATCCCTTCCAATTGCACATTTTAGTAACCATTTGGCAGATCAAGAAGTAAAAGCAATAGATAAAACTGCATTTTTCTACGAGCATAAAGCTACCTTGCTAATCTCCTTTTTCCTTCAATTATTCTTACTTACTTGATATATATCAaggacaaaaagaaaaattagacTATAGTAAGTGGTTGATGAAAATGCCACGCCATCGTGGATGGTCCCCAATCCCCATTATGCTattcaatattttaattttggtttttatGTACCAAACAAATACAAGCAAATTGAGGGAGCTAATCCATAATCAATTTggcaatataattaattaatatggcTGTAAAACTATAACTTAAACTTCtgaataaattaagtttatatatatatatatagacattTTTTTACCTTATATATGTTTCAAATAATATCAAACGAATTAGTCTAGAATGTGATAATGACCAATATACTATACGATAAAAAAAGATATTCTTAAGGTTCAGATTTTTACCATGTGATGTGAAAGCAATTGACAGTTTGCCCAAAAATTGCCTTTTTGTTTCAAGAAAGAAACAGAAATTACAACAGTGAAAAACAGTTGCCAAGACATGCAACTAGAGTCAAGTGAAGATCAAGGAATTACAGTATTTTGGGAGATATTTAGGGAGGGttatgatgatgaggatgagatGTGAGTGCCACGTTTAATTTGTAAGATGAGTACTCAACCACTTGATAGCTAGCTGATTCATGATAAATCAATTGAAGTCCACACATACTTGTATGGGTTAAGATCACTGTTGATTGTgattgtatgtttttttttaagagaatTGTGAATTGCGATTCAAGTTATTCTTTTTGATAATTGGGATTCATGTTATTCCTTGCTTCATTGCACTTCATCTAGAATGCATATATATCCTGATGTAGACCATCCAATATCTTTTATGATTCTTATCAAGAAACTCGAAACCAAAGGATTAGTTTctaccaaatatatatatggaTCAGCCCAAGGATCCCCGCACGTCTCCTATTTTCTAAGTCCAAAAGTTTGTCGGAAAATCATACACAGCTAAATATATATTTGGAATATGAAATATTAATTTTCATGGATGAATATTTGTGCATTAtttaatataggagttgtcttCAATAaactttcctcttgtaaaaaaaaaaaaagagttgtgtCCAATAATTAAATGCAAATCTGATATATATTTTGAtaccattttaaaatttgagttACATttaattctgctcaaaaactaATTTGAGAATAAGAGTTGTTATATTATTTATAAACATTTAGTCATATTTCTAGTTGGAGTTTTCCccaaaaataactttttaaaTGTGAAACATATCACTTTTGTTGAAAGATAaggaaattttattatttttcctttttgtaGTTCATGAAATATATAAAGTGAGGATATCAAtccttattttatttattctaaTCATGATGTGAAAAGGATATCTAAAGGGTCAGCATTTCCTAACAACCATGATAAAATATTGTCATCCTTTATTCTATTAATACAAGTGTCAACCAAAccattgaaagttgaaacttgaaagcgATATATGAGTATATGACGATGGAGCTATGTGTTTTTATCCATTGAAGACTTACATAATGAAGTCTTCGTttcttttaaataaatatatcttTCACCATCGACACAAAAAATTATACAAATATTGAGATTAAAACTAATCACAATTAAATGCATCCGCACCATTTCCTGTCTGAATGTGTTTTGTTTCGTAATGTTGATACTTTTTATTCCCTTTAGAAAGTTATAATTGAAAAATTTGAAAGGAGAAGAGTAAGTTAAGCTTGATTTACTACTCTACTCCTATGTCCAACCTCTTATTCATCCTTTAACATTTGAACTACTTATTAGTAAAATAATCTCATATACTTGATAATCAATAGGGGAAATAAGTGTATACTTGACAAAATGATAATTAATAAGGTCAGATAAATATAATAACTgaatttttcttcaatttctaaataaataaataataattttggaATATGACCAGAAAACAAACATACAGTTCTATGATTTATGCTGTCCTGCAGGGAAGGGAACACATTCAATGCCTCAACGAACTTTTCCTTTTTCAGGTAAATGGGCATGCCCATATGCTAGGAACCTTCATCTAATAAGAAGAATATCGATATCAAATGACATCTCATTCCTTATCCCACCAATGAAATAAGGATAGAAACGGAACCACGTATCGTATGTGAATTTGGGCAGCAACCCCGATTCAACAATACTATTTAATATATACGTAGGAAAAGTCTCATTCAAGATAAAGTGTTTCTTTATTTACTTTGCAAGTGTTTTCTCTTATTTCGCCAACCTATCTTTATTTTACGGTTTCATTCCTAAATGAAATTGTTTTTGAAACTCATTCCTAAATGAAATTGCATCATGTCAATTGAAAATCACTCATATAACAATAAAATTGATATGTATATGAGTTAATTGGGATAAAAaatcatgcatcatttgaggaTGAAGACTTAAATCCAAAACCTCCACCATTGATTTGGGTCACATATAGAAATACACTAAACAATAAAACATCACAAGCATATAATTATTGGAGATAATGGAGTTGGGGATTAATTATGATTTCAAACCAAAACAATTAACTATGCTTAATTAGGTACCAAAATTAAACAAACTTGACAGTGACAATATGCATTAGGCAGAGCACTTCATGCACTTTGATTATAATGACATAACCATTGACTCACTGGCAATACTTTATTAGGTACTATTAGTTAAAGAATTGAACTTTGAACCAACACAGAACTTGTTTTCTTTTCTAGCAGCTATGCTCTAAAGtcttaatagttattaatgattaTATATCAATATTTGTAGATTAGTTAAAAACCATCCTCTGTTTTATTTTTGATCAGTTCTATTCAGCAGCTTTACTTGACTCTGTAACTGCAAAAGgcatatatgtatatatgtcactcctttgtgcaaccaccacccccaccaccaccgACCTCATTCACTCAACAAGAATTAAATCCTCAACCAATTTGACTGATAAAGTTTTCCTGCAATTTTAATTTGTGGCATATTTTTACATTTGTTGCACAACTACCACAGCATCTCTTACCAAATCATGAATAATTTTCCTTGTGAGAGAAGTTGTGTGGTGGCTGGAAATAAATTATAGACATTTCCTGAATTGGGACCATGCCTCTGACTTGCAATTTCATCAAACTTGAGGAAACACTAAGAAAAATCGTGGTGATTTTAATCTCTTAGCTATCTCAAAAGTACTTGTATATTGCTGGATTTATACCACCAATTAATCAGGCAGAGACAGTTAACTATATATCTATTGATCTTACAGAGTTCCAGGTGTTGTTGCGTAAGGAACTCAGTCTGGCTAGTTGGTAATACTAAATAGTGGCTGAGAAGTACAAGAATCAAGAATCCATGTGATGTTGGCTCTGACAACCATGTATTAGACAATCCCAGCTTTCAGCCATTCTAATTTAGGAATAATAAGTTTGGTTCATTGATTCAAagtcatattaattaattagcaCCCGTATCAATGGGGTGATTGGTTCAAATGTTACAAGTTTGATTCCTCTTAAATTATAGTCCCATGATTGATTTATATGAGCAgtaaaaacttcaatttattTAGTAGCAGTGAAAGCATGCCGATCCTTGGCTTGGACTATAGACGACAATTATAATGCACAATCAGTCAATCATGAATAGAGCTAAATCATACTCAATACATGCATGTTGAAATATAACTAAAGAGAAATTTCCATTTGTTAATCTGAAATATGAACAATAATGGAGCGATGGCTGTCATACTGAACTCATGCACACTTCTTAATTTAAATTTTCCTTGCGGAAAACTAGAAGTAGATCAAAGGTGGCTTTCCTTTGTGTCATTGTCGGTGGATGATGTGTTATGTGTTTAGTTATGATTTATCATGAATGAGTCAGACTCAATATCCATAAATCTTAGTCTTAACCAGAGAACATCATTGGGGGAGAAGCATTTCGTTGTCACTATAAAACTAATCCAAAACTAATTTTGCTGGCTCCACACTTTTTCTCATAATTGTATTATATATCCCTAAGTAACCTTCATCATTATCCTCTACAAATGTTCAGCAAATGATTTCCGCTATAGGAGTTTAATCTGGTTATTTATAGGAATCTGtttcttttaattatttttccaaaTGATGTTAACCATGTTGGAGTAATTTCGTAATTACCTTTCTTGGTTGTTACCATTATATTACTTTTTGTTTCAAAAAGAATACCATTATATTATTTTTGGTTCCCTTTTATTTGCCGTATCTTAGCTCTAATATCTCTAAGGTTGATTTAGTTTGTTACAGTACACGGTGAGAGGGTTTAATTTCCAGGTTGAGTGTGATGAACCAAGTCACACTTTTTACGAAGAAATGTTTGAGTAATTTCAACTCAAGTCATCAGTGTAGGTTATGTCATATATCTGGAACGTATCATAAATTACTTATAGATCTATTTATaaacgagtaatgatatatacacacctcatcttttaaacacttcatttccatttatttttgtttctacctctctcctcttatcatctatcacatctaaaactttctctctcttactttttttcttttcttcctatctctctcctcctccacctccttccacctcaaaatgaggtgtggaTAAAACATTTTCCATTTATAAACTGCTTACCGTGGAGGGTGAATGAAATCATAAACAATTTCATTTTGCACGTTTTCAAATGCATTCAAGAAACAATCATGTTCGAGATAATCGAACAATATTGCGCAATAACTTAAATCTAAAACTTTCGTAAATTAGAACCAACTCTTGCCACTTGATTATACCCTATGCTAAAGCTTTCAAAAGCTTATTTTTGCAGATATATTTCTAGAAAGTATCAAATGAAGGTCGTAAAGcaaatttcaaatttctatTTAGGTTGGAAGACCATTTGCAATGGTTGTTGAGAATTGATGT contains:
- the LOC130723654 gene encoding beta-galactosidase-like, which translates into the protein MMESLMRRSKFHVLVFMLFCSWFCYVTASVTYDHKAILVDGKRRILISGSIHYPRSTPQMWPDLIQKAKDGGIDVIQTYVFWNGHEPSPGNYYFEDRFDLVKFIKIVQQAGLYVNLRIGPYVCAEWNFGGFPVWLKYVPGIAFRTDNGPFKAAMQKFTTKIVNMMKAEKLFQTQGGPIIMSQIENEYGPVEWETGAPGKAYTKWAAQMAVGLNTGVPWIMCKQEDAPDPLIDTCNAYYCEKFTPNKNYKPKMWTENWTGWYTDYGSPVPRRPAEDMAFSVARFIQNGGSFVNYYMYHGGTNFGRTSSGLFIATSYEYDAPIDEYGLLNEPKWGHLRDLHKAIKQCEPALVSVDPTLTLLGKGLEAHVFKTSFGACAAFLANYDTTSSRTVKFGNGQYNLPPWSISILPDCKTDVYNTARVGVKSWEKKMTPVNSAFNWLSYNEQPASSSGDDSLTGYALWEQVNVTRDSSDYLWYMTDVNIDSNEGFIKNGQSPVLTAMSAGHVLHVFVNGQLSGTVYGGLKNPKLTFSDSVKLRVGNNKISLLSVSIGLSNVGSHFETWNVGVLGPVTLKGLNEGTRDLSRQKWSYKVGLKGEALNLHTTSGSSSVQWTQGSLVAKKQPLTWYKATFNAPASNDPLALDMTSMGKGEVWINGQSIGRHWPGYIARGSCGSCNYAGYYTDTKCRTNCGEPSQRWYHIPRSWLNPSGNLVVVLEEFGGDPTGISLVKRT